The Malus domestica chromosome 13, GDT2T_hap1 genome includes a window with the following:
- the LOC139190832 gene encoding uncharacterized protein: MERLLAHWYTISKQPNSGVNLVEFLAEGDNGPVLSLDKIRAAPAELEDHRPQVKDPLEEINVGTADDPQPLFISALLPQQMKDELRALLTEFKDCFAWSYHEMPGLDRTLVKHELHIKPGCKAFRQPPRRFSTEVQLGIKDELVRLLKAGFIRTARYVEWLANIVLVLKKNANSAGKMKAFSTFLKLKDSDTFAWTTEHQAAFTQIKVSLTTPPVLVPPRRGKPLKLYISAAEESIGCLLAQDNDAGREQAIFYLSRNLNPPEINYSTVEKLCLAVFFAASKLRHYMLPSVTQVIAQTDVIRYMLTRPIVKGRIGKWTMALSEFSLQYVPQKAVKGQALADFLAHHPSPYGFGDTDVEIGMVDTRDNYWTMYFDGSSTSSAAGVGVVIQSPHHNRWYFSLKLDFDCTNNQAEYEALIIGLGLLHDLRATCALVLGDSELVINQLNGSFRCMSCTLAPYNMVASYLAESFAGITFKHISRCHNTDADELAQIASGAQPLGGKLGREIPVLQQLYPALVNQQILRRDDVIRTRVMSLPSLLDRQDSVEICTTDVIPDDWRAPIMQYLDGPSGKHSRRTRVHATNYVTYQNELYRKGEDGLLLLCLGPQESARAITEVHEGVCRAH; this comes from the exons atggaacgactgctggcccattggtatactatatctaaacaaccaaattcgggcgttaaTCTCGTTGAGTTCCTTGCTGAAGGAGATAATGGTCCTGTCTTGTCTCTTGATAAAATTAGAGCCGCCCCGGCCGAACTCGAAGATCatcggccccaagttaaggaccccttggaagagattaatgttgggacggccgatgatCCACAgcctttgtttattagtgcgttacttccccaacaaatgaaggacgaacttcgtgccttgcttacagagttcaaagattgttttgcttggagctaccatgaaatgcccggcttgGATCGCACTCTTGTCAAACATGAATTACATATTAAGCCCGGATGTAAAGCTTTCCGGCAaccacctcgtcgattctcgaccgaagtacaactcggCATCAAGGATGAACTGGTTCGacttttgaaagccgggttcattcggacagctcgatatgtggaatggttggcgaatatcgttCTTGTCTTAAAGAAGaatg CTAACTCGGCaggaaaaatgaaagcgttttccacgtttttgaaacttaaggactcgGATACATTTGCGTGGACGAccgagcatcaggcggcgtttacacagatcaaagtctccctcacaACGCCGCCTGTTCTTGTTCCACCTCGGCGCGGTAAACCCCTCAAACTATATATTTCGGCGGCTgaagagtccatcggctgcctccttgcccaagacaatgatgccgggcgagagcaggctattttttacctcagtcgaaatcttaatccaccggagatcaattattccacCGTGGAGAAGCTCTGTCTTGCCGTGTTCTTCGCCGCCTCCAAACTCCGGCATTACATGCTTCCGTCGGTcacacaagtcattgcccagaccgacgtcatccggtacatgcttacccggccgatcgtaaaagggagaattgggaagtggacgatggcgttgtccgagtttagcCTGCAATACGTGCCtcagaaagctgtcaaaggccaaGCATTGGCCGATTTCCTGGCTCACCATCCTTCCCCCTATGGTTTTGGGGACACCGatgtcgaaatcggcatggttgacacacgcgacaactattggacgatgtattttgacgGGTCCAGTACTTCATCCGCGGCCGGCGTTGGAGTTGTCATTCAATCTCCTCATCAcaatcgttggtatttttcgcttaagttggattttgactgcaccaataatcaggccgaatatgaagccttaATCATCGGTCTTGGCCTCCTTCATGACTTGCGGGCCACCTGTGCCCTCGTCCTCGGCGACTCTgagcttgtgattaaccaacttaatggatcttttcgttgcatgagttgtaccctggcaccTTACAATATGGTCGCCAGCTATCTGGCCGAATCCTTCGCCGGTATcacatttaaacatatttcccggtgtcataataccgacgcagatGAATTGGCTCAAATTGCCTCCGGCGCACAACCCCTGGGGGGCAAACTAGGCCGAGAGATACCAGTGTTACAACagttatacccggccttggttaaccAGCAAATCCTCCGACGCGACGACGTGATACGCACCAGGGttatgtccttaccttcgttgttgGATCGGCAGGACTCCGTAGAGATCTGCACGACCGATGtaataccagatgattggagagcacccattatgcagtaccttgatgGTCCTAGTGGAAAACATAGTCGCAGAACACGAGTTCACGCCACAAACTATGTCACgtatcaaaacgagttataccgaaaaggcgaagatggtttgttactactatgcctcggcccccaagagagtgctcggGCGATTACAGAAGTCCACGAAGGGGTATGCAGAGCCCATTAA
- the LOC139190831 gene encoding uncharacterized protein: MASFISKLSRECEQHQKILDRSSIKTIRFESDMSTVHQILGPLFKATIPSTITGLLQEHCLTPLFQGFEWSRWDAAKPQGSWPSTTTTWAAWVVRMERLFGEQWRALGIYDVILLSSMDVILDKELLLAALCFWCSATNTLVLPLGPIGPTILDVTAILGTSATGIPIDAALSGHPSNIDLKTLFDRRAFETLNRDGQIPSKEDIQKLHKNLFNYNTFYLHFAGRGEEDLREGEHESNKCLVENMPVAEALASGHVLALSSNILAHLFRCLAEATLHKVDPHQNGPIWVFQLWLQVYFASLRPAIADFSPTEALGPQLASRPTPPHQAEEVFRYLFALDDLSNDEFLICRRRDYPSSIRLPTSVWGAEEDAELRQTWGSFVLARDLPLGCDGKRSGWEVYHPNFLARQLGYLQGCPVPLLSSRTVLSRGREPRSSEKECKTAAREFQEYCQKFRLRPATPETLCTDTFGEWWENYTQEFFGAPVEEVLNKLFGDRPKKASAPQSQGSRPSRKADAVAAAMSEKKSVVAKKDKTAGRAVLIKRLRPEAEPAVESPPPAKRVKKLAKKGAREIHVISSHTTGTTTPNVSPSPAADHSLVEKPPASVAEIVQVRPVSGAGTPVVPPSVEEAPVPQKAVSATEGTSPKNPKPLVFVLEESEGSDEVPLAHRPHTRRQPPPVSEMAVQAGPSTADRGKRPVEEPTAVSEPLAPSQDQGVPSSEAAVPVGPSTADRGKRPVGEPEATAESPVHPQDQGFHIPPQEATSAFASWEVEFKALLSSTIAESGPSAAPTEAADPTALTQLREVLSLSAPQVLERNGLDLLGVCLNDLGADGHLSGNAIVRASSALERVRETFSVFQTALKAEQDLQAATAVQDTLRPKIDALRAKGEVLAELDRQMAELAKRRSAIASELARDFESGGKDRLTEYAATTKRVERLKLDKKNRQTEVIMAEVRWLELKALLGTLLPSSP, translated from the exons ATGGCGTctttcatctccaagctttctaGGGAATGTGAACAGCACCAGAAAATccttgatcggagctcgatcaaaACCATAAGGtttgaaagtgacatgagcactgtccaccaaatcttgggtcctctcttcaaggctaCAATACCGTCGACCATTACTGGCCTTCTCCAGGAGCACTGCCTAACACCCTTGttccaagggtttgaatggtcgagatgggatgcggcgaaaccccaaggctcctggccctcgacgaccacaacctgggcagcctgggtcgttcgaatggaacggctcttcggcgagcaatggagAGCCCTCGGCATTTACGACGTCATCCTTCTCTCGTCAATGGATGTCATTctcgacaaggagcttctcctagccgccttgtgcttctggtgctcggccaccaacaccctGGTTCTTCCTCTTGGTCCCATCGGTCCCACCATCCTTGATGTCACCGCCATTCTGGGGACTTCGGCAACCGGGATCCCTATCGACGCGGCCCTCTCTGGGCACCCGTCGAATATTGATCTGAAGACGCTTTTCGATCGACGAGCCTTCGAGACTTTGAACCGTGACGGTCAAATCCCGTCGAAAGAAGACattcagaagctccacaagaacttaTTTAATTACAACACCTTCTATCTTCACttcgccggccgaggagaagaggacctgcgagagggagagcatgaa tcgaacaagtgtttggtcgagaacatgccggtagccgaagccctggctagtggtcacgtccTGGCACTGAGTTCCAACATTCTCGCCCATCTCTTCCGTTGCCTGGCCGAGGCGACCCTCCACAAGGTCGACCCACACCAGAATGGTCCCATCTGGGTCTTCCAGCTCTGGTTACAAGTGtacttcgcctcccttcggccggccatagcTGACTTCTCGCCAACGGAGGCTCTTGGACCTCAGCTGGCCTCCCGACCGACACCTCCTCaccaagccgaagaggtatttcggtACCTCTTCGCTCTTGATGATCTCTCCAACGACGAATTCTTGATATGTCGTCGTCGGGACTATCCTTCCTCCATCAGACTGCCTACCTCTGTGTGGGGCGCGGAGGAGGATGCCGAGCTTCGTCAGACTTGGGGGTCGTTTGTGCTCGCTCGCGACCTTCCTCTCGGCTGCGATGGGAAACGGTCTGGTTGGGAAGTGTACcatccgaacttccttgccCGACAGCTCGGCTATCTTCAGGGCTGCCCTGttccccttctctcctcccgaaCAGTCCTAAGCCGTGGACGTGAACCTCGTTCCTCGGAGAAGGAATGTAAAACTGCAGCGAGGGAGTTCCAAGAGTACTGccaaaaattccgccttcgaccgGCCACCCCAGAAACCCTTTGTACCGACACCTTCGGTGAATGGTGGGAAAATTACACCCAGGAGTTCTTTGGTGCTCCGGTCGAAGAGGTGCTGAACAAACTCTTCGGTGACCGACCTAAGAAGGCATCGGCCCCCCAATCTCAAG GTAGTCGGCCTTCAAGAAAAGCGGATGCAGTTGCCGCTGCTATGTCCgagaaaaaatcggtcgtggccAAGAAGGACAAAACTGCTGGTCGGGCTGTGCTGATCAAACGGCTTCGCCCAGAGGCCGAGCCAGCTGTCGAGTCTCCCCCGCCTGCCAAGCGGGTAAAAAAACTGGCGAAGAAAGGTGCACGAGAGATCCACGTCATCTCCAGTCATACTACGGGGACGACGACTCCCAATGTTTCCCCTTCTCCCGCCGCCGACCATTCCTTGGTCGAGAAACCCCCAGCTTCGGTCGCAGAGATAGTTCAAGTGCGGCCTGTCTCTGGGGCCGGCACACCAGTCGTGCCTCCCTCCGTCGAGGAGGCACCTGTCCCACAGAAGGCGGTTTCTGCGACCGAGGGCACCTCCCCCAAAAATCCAAAGCCCTTGGTCTTTGTTctggaagagagtgaggggagcgacgaggtcccgctAGCACATCGTCCTCATACTCGCCGACAACCTCCTCCAGTGTCCGAGATGGCGGTTCAAGCCGGCCCCTCCACGGCCGATCGTGGCAAGCGTCCGGTCGAGGAACCAACGGCGGTGTCCGAACCCCTTGCTCCTTCTCAGGACCAGGGTGTTCCTTCCTCAGAAGCAGCTGTCCCGGTCGGCCCCTCCacagccgaccgtggcaaacgaccAGTCGGAGAACCCGAGGCAACGGCGGAATCGCCCGTTCATCCTCAAGACCAGGGCTTCCACATTCCTCCGCAGGAGGCCacttcggccttc GCTTCGTGggaggtcgaattcaaagccctcctcTCCAGCACAATTGCCGAGTCCGGCCCTTCGGCTGCTCCGACTGAGGCTGCCGATCCAACCGCTCTAACCCAGCTGCGAGAAGTTCTGTCGCTTTCAGCGCCGCAAGTACTCgagcgcaacggtcttgatctGCTTGGCGTGTGTCTGAACGATCTTGGGGCCGACGGTCACCTGAGCGGAAATGCCATCGTTCGggcatcgtctgccttggagcgggttcgggagacatttagtGTCTTCCAGACCGCTCTAAAGGCCGAACAGGACCTGCAAGCTgccacggccgttcaagacactCTCCGTCCGAAAATCGACGCTCTAAGGGCAAAAGGAGAAGTattagccgagctcgaccgtcagatggccgaactagcaaAACGTCGGTCGGCCATCGCGTCCGAGCTTGCTAGAGACTTCGAGTCGGGCGGAAAAGATCGCCTAACTGAGTACGCGGCGACAACGAAGCGGGTCGAGCGGTTGAAGCTGGACAAGAAGAATCGGCAAACTGAAGTTATCATGGCCGAGGTGCGGTGGTTGGAATTGAAGGCCCTTCTCGGCACCCTCTTACCTTCTTCCCCTTGA
- the LOC139190830 gene encoding putative calcium-transporting ATPase 13, plasma membrane-type, protein MVQCLKQKGNVVAVTGDGTNDAPALKEADIGLSMGIQGTEVAKESSDIVILDDNFATLVTVLRWGRGVYANIQKFVQFQLTINVATLVVNFVTAASAGEVPLTAVQLLWVNLIMDTMAALALATDKPTKELMEKPPVGQTDPVITNIVWRNLLTQALFQIVVLLILQIKGRSIFGVSEKVNNTLIFNIFVLCQVFNEFNSRDMERINVFKGSQRNRLFWGIVVVTIAFQVVMVELLNKFANTERLSWGQWGACFGIAANLGQFVGFSSSYQFPLSQYSAMEEG, encoded by the coding sequence ATGGTGCAGTGCTTGAAACAGAAAGGCAATGTAGTAGCTGTGACAGGTGATGGCACGAATGATGCACCCGCACTGAAAGAAGCGGACATAGGACTCTCGATGGGGATTCAGGGAACGGAAGTGGCCAAGGAGAGCTCAGATATTGTCATTTTAGATGACAATTTTGCAACTTTGGTGACTGTTTTAAGATGGGGAAGAGGAGTTTATGCCAACATCCAAAAGTTCGTTCAATTCCAGCTGACAATAAATGTTGCAACTCTTGTGGTCAACTTTGTGACAGCTGCCTCGGCTGGCGAAGTACCTTTAACAGCGGTCCAGCTGCTGTGGGTGAATTTGATTATGGACACAATGGCTGCTCTGGCTCTCGCCACCGATAAGCCTACCAAAGAGCTCATGGAAAAACCACCCGTGGGTCAGACGGATCCTGTGATCACCAACATCGTGTGGAGGAACCTTCTAACCCAAGCTTTGTTCCAGATAGTTGTGCTCTTGATCTTGCAGATCAAGGGCAGATCAATATTTGGTGTTAGTGAGAAGGTAAACAACACATTGATCTTCAATATATTTGTGCTTTGCCAAGTGTTTAATGAGTTTAATTCAAGAGATATGGAAAGGATCAATGTCTTCAAAGGGAGTCAGCGTAACAGGCTGTTTTGGGGCATCGTCGTCGTAACAATTGCATTTCAGGTGGTTATGGTGGAACTTCTGAACAAGTTTGCAAATACAGAGCGGTTAAGTTGGGGACAATGGGGTGCATGCTTTGGCATTGCAGCCAATCTTGGCCAATTTGTTGGGTTTTCAAGTTCATACCAGTTCCCGCTAAGCCAATATTCGGCTATGGAAGAGGGATAG